A portion of the Paenibacillus hamazuiensis genome contains these proteins:
- a CDS encoding glycoside hydrolase family 88/105 protein, with product MNYALVDKLKEQYMYSTKWYSIRWHYIEGCILKAYLDSYRQSGREQEYLFVKGFIDQLFDERGTIPEIRTESYNIDQIRMADILFTLYEKEQEPKYKKMIDLLYQQLASYPRTESGSFWHKENYPFQVWLDGLYMGQPFYVRYIKQFAKTGDFTDPLQQFQNVRRYIYDGAKRLYRHAYDESRNMFWCDKTTGQSPNVWLRAIGWYAMALVDVLELLEGETADNAFLVSYLKELVDGMLPYRHSDGMWYQVVDRGDFAGNYLETSGTLMLAYSILKSTRLGYLPKEYEPYGIQSFQGTIDRYLREEAGEVLLGGICRSAGLGKKPETGQMRDGSLEYYVFAEQIVDNNGHGVAPLLMAYNEVKMTEEGRQ from the coding sequence TTGAACTATGCATTGGTAGATAAACTGAAGGAACAATACATGTATAGTACCAAATGGTACTCGATAAGATGGCATTATATCGAAGGATGCATTTTAAAAGCGTATTTGGACAGCTATAGGCAATCCGGCCGCGAACAGGAGTATCTCTTTGTAAAAGGCTTTATAGACCAGTTGTTCGATGAGCGGGGGACAATTCCGGAAATTCGGACGGAAAGCTATAATATCGATCAAATCCGCATGGCCGACATCTTGTTTACTCTCTACGAGAAGGAGCAAGAGCCCAAGTATAAAAAGATGATCGATTTGCTGTACCAACAGCTGGCCTCGTACCCGAGAACGGAATCGGGATCGTTCTGGCATAAAGAAAACTATCCTTTTCAGGTATGGCTGGACGGTCTGTACATGGGGCAGCCGTTCTATGTGCGCTATATCAAGCAGTTCGCCAAGACGGGGGATTTCACGGACCCCTTGCAGCAGTTCCAAAATGTACGCCGTTACATCTACGACGGCGCCAAACGGTTATACCGCCATGCTTATGACGAGAGCCGAAATATGTTCTGGTGCGATAAAACGACAGGACAATCGCCGAATGTATGGCTGCGCGCTATCGGTTGGTACGCGATGGCGCTGGTTGATGTGCTGGAGCTTCTGGAGGGTGAGACTGCGGATAACGCGTTCCTTGTCTCTTATCTCAAAGAGCTGGTTGACGGCATGCTGCCGTACAGACATAGCGACGGCATGTGGTATCAGGTCGTGGACCGGGGAGATTTCGCAGGAAATTATTTGGAAACCAGCGGAACGTTGATGCTCGCTTATTCCATACTGAAGAGCACGCGGCTCGGTTATTTGCCGAAGGAGTATGAACCATACGGAATCCAGTCGTTCCAAGGGACAATAGACCGTTATCTGAGAGAAGAAGCCGGCGAAGTGCTCTTGGGAGGCATATGCCGCAGCGCCGGGCTTGGAAAGAAGCCGGAAACGGGACAAATGCGCGACGGCAGCCTGGAGTATTACGTCTTCGCCGAGCAAATCGTAGATAATAACGGTCACGGCGTCGCTCCGCTGCTGATGGCTTACAATGAAGTCAAGATGACGGAAGAGGGCCGGCAATAA
- a CDS encoding dihydrodipicolinate synthase family protein produces MKNKAKWSGVFPAVLIPFTDDYTIDEAAFRKLVSWVASHKGINGIVVNGHTGEIMTLLPEERAEAVRIAADELKGRIPVISGVSAEGTIEAIQHAQAVEKAGGEGILLMPPHSWLRFGMQPESPVQFFKDVAAAINIAIVVHQYPTWTKTSYKTNQLLQMAEIPNVVSFKVGQRDMAQYEVDVRALKKHAPEVSILTCHDEYLLPTLIQGIDGALVGFGCFVPDLIAQLVEAVKHKDLVAANEVYDRIFELKHAVYKMDEPSSTSHLRMKEAMYQRGLISSSLARRPVLPLTQQEKEEIRQGLLKVGLING; encoded by the coding sequence ATGAAAAACAAAGCAAAGTGGAGTGGAGTATTTCCGGCAGTTCTTATTCCTTTTACGGATGATTACACCATCGATGAAGCGGCATTTCGTAAATTGGTAAGCTGGGTAGCAAGTCATAAAGGAATCAATGGGATTGTCGTAAACGGACATACGGGAGAAATAATGACCTTGCTTCCCGAAGAACGTGCGGAGGCTGTCCGCATTGCCGCCGATGAATTAAAAGGTCGTATTCCTGTCATTTCCGGAGTATCCGCCGAGGGAACGATCGAGGCTATCCAACATGCACAAGCGGTTGAAAAGGCGGGAGGGGAAGGAATTCTTCTAATGCCTCCGCATTCATGGTTGAGATTTGGCATGCAGCCGGAATCGCCCGTTCAATTTTTTAAAGATGTAGCCGCTGCGATTAATATCGCTATTGTAGTTCACCAATATCCAACATGGACAAAAACATCCTATAAAACAAATCAATTACTGCAAATGGCTGAAATACCGAATGTAGTTTCATTTAAAGTTGGTCAAAGGGACATGGCCCAGTATGAAGTGGATGTCAGAGCTTTGAAAAAACATGCCCCGGAAGTTTCGATTTTAACTTGCCATGATGAATATTTGCTCCCAACCTTAATTCAAGGTATTGACGGTGCGCTTGTCGGTTTTGGATGTTTCGTACCGGATTTGATTGCACAATTAGTGGAAGCGGTTAAACATAAAGATCTCGTCGCAGCCAACGAAGTGTACGACCGCATCTTTGAATTGAAACATGCCGTATACAAAATGGATGAGCCATCTTCCACTTCCCACTTGCGTATGAAAGAAGCCATGTATCAACGCGGATTAATCAGCAGCTCCCTGGCCAGGCGTCCGGTTTTGCCTTTGACGCAGCAAGAGAAAGAGGAAATTCGTCAAGGGTTACTAAAAGTCGGGTTAATTAACGGTTAA
- a CDS encoding LacI family DNA-binding transcriptional regulator — translation MTVSIKDVARAAGVSIASVSRVLSGKPGVGADTADRIRKVIEEMDYRPNLGARGLAKRTTGNIAVVVPRGSFILNNPFFSTTIEGIAKGIDQTDYNLLMSFTSAQQKRLLETQSVDGVILFSPRNEELSLEWLISIGLPIVVVGSYLEESPFPCVRPDDEDGIRQAVAALYQLGHRNIGIINGPMSSMHSVRCLKGYQSMMQELGLDYSSKNMFEIDEFDVFKATKGVSAFLNERRDITGVVCASDYLAIGVIKAAKTIGLRVPEDLSVIGADDVPISEFITPSLSSVHVDLVGIGRRATSILLDMIQGKQIRKKDVVFKMEYINRETTAAKKD, via the coding sequence TTGACTGTCAGCATAAAAGATGTGGCGCGTGCAGCAGGGGTTTCCATTGCTTCCGTATCACGCGTATTAAGCGGTAAACCCGGTGTCGGTGCGGATACGGCGGACCGGATTCGTAAAGTAATTGAAGAAATGGACTATCGCCCCAATCTGGGAGCCAGAGGATTGGCGAAGCGAACTACAGGAAATATTGCCGTTGTGGTTCCGAGGGGCTCGTTCATTCTAAATAACCCGTTTTTTTCAACTACTATAGAAGGTATAGCCAAAGGTATCGATCAAACAGACTATAATTTGCTCATGTCGTTTACTTCAGCACAACAAAAACGATTGCTGGAAACCCAATCTGTGGACGGTGTTATTCTTTTTTCTCCTCGTAACGAGGAACTAAGTTTGGAATGGCTGATCAGCATCGGTCTGCCTATTGTTGTAGTGGGAAGTTATTTGGAAGAATCGCCATTCCCTTGTGTACGTCCGGACGACGAGGATGGGATAAGACAAGCGGTGGCCGCTCTTTATCAATTGGGACATCGAAACATCGGGATCATCAATGGTCCGATGAGCTCCATGCATAGTGTAAGGTGTTTGAAAGGATACCAAAGTATGATGCAGGAACTCGGATTGGACTATTCATCTAAAAATATGTTTGAGATCGATGAATTTGATGTGTTTAAAGCAACTAAAGGGGTGTCCGCATTTTTAAATGAGCGCAGAGATATCACCGGAGTTGTATGCGCTTCGGACTACTTGGCAATAGGCGTGATAAAAGCCGCCAAGACGATAGGGTTAAGGGTACCGGAAGATTTATCGGTTATAGGTGCTGATGATGTTCCAATTTCTGAATTTATAACACCTTCTTTATCGTCCGTTCATGTGGATTTGGTTGGTATTGGCAGAAGAGCAACTTCAATACTGCTCGATATGATTCAAGGGAAGCAAATTAGAAAAAAAGACGTGGTGTTCAAAATGGAATACATAAATAGAGAAACAACAGCTGCAAAAAAAGATTAA
- a CDS encoding AAA family ATPase, with product MKPAVIFLIGSAGSGKSTAGKLLAAKYNLVYLDKDTVCNHFTGMLLQSNGYSPFDRDGCDFYQDTVMELEYRTLLDVANSNLELGLSVILDAPFIKYFSNKDYIVELKSRYGWEHVHPLVLQVTVDFPVLKERLRLRGLERDAWKLAHWDEYVQSVQEKQCLWDGIEIFRFDNSAAAPDEVNLHNWFEKIREQRHRKDE from the coding sequence TTGAAGCCTGCTGTCATTTTTTTAATCGGGTCCGCCGGATCCGGCAAATCCACGGCCGGTAAGCTGCTTGCGGCCAAATACAATCTGGTTTATCTGGATAAAGATACGGTGTGCAATCACTTTACCGGCATGCTGCTGCAATCCAACGGATATTCCCCTTTTGACCGGGACGGCTGTGATTTTTATCAGGATACGGTCATGGAACTTGAATACCGAACCTTGCTTGATGTCGCAAATTCCAATCTGGAGCTCGGATTATCCGTCATACTCGATGCCCCTTTTATTAAGTATTTTTCGAATAAAGACTACATTGTGGAGTTGAAAAGCCGCTACGGCTGGGAGCATGTACATCCGCTGGTGCTCCAGGTTACCGTCGACTTCCCCGTGCTGAAGGAGAGATTGCGCTTGCGCGGCTTGGAAAGAGACGCGTGGAAGCTTGCTCACTGGGACGAATATGTGCAAAGCGTTCAAGAGAAACAATGCTTGTGGGATGGGATTGAGATATTTCGGTTCGATAACTCCGCCGCCGCCCCGGACGAGGTAAACCTTCATAACTGGTTTGAGAAAATCAGGGAACAGCGGCACCGTAAAGACGAGTAA
- a CDS encoding LysR family transcriptional regulator yields MDLKQLEYIVKISEENNITKAAEKLFITQSALNQQLLKLEKEIGTPLFVRSRNNWHLTQAGKIYIENAKQMLLIKKDTYNRIKDLIQIKEGTLSVGLTPERGTEMFSAIYPLFYKKYPDIKIEPVEVPVKRQQHEIAQGKLDIGFLTLQDWQKTSDHYVHVGSEPIILGVPKAHPLAHAGGTLGGTLPQTRLKLFENDTFAIMRKGSTLREIYDRLIAEEGIAPHILLETRSCQTLYEMVAEGICCSVFPISYAKPSPHVSYFSLPQNPVWEIAASYKKDSYLSKPAQDLIAFSIDYWSKRLKGIYG; encoded by the coding sequence GTGGATTTAAAGCAACTCGAATATATCGTTAAAATATCGGAAGAAAACAATATCACGAAGGCGGCGGAAAAACTGTTCATTACCCAGTCTGCCCTAAACCAGCAGCTGCTGAAGCTGGAGAAAGAGATCGGAACGCCCCTTTTCGTCCGCTCCAGAAACAATTGGCATTTGACGCAGGCCGGCAAAATTTATATTGAAAACGCCAAGCAAATGCTGCTCATCAAAAAGGACACCTACAACCGGATCAAAGATCTGATTCAAATCAAAGAAGGCACCTTGAGCGTCGGCCTGACCCCCGAGCGCGGTACGGAAATGTTTTCGGCGATATATCCTCTCTTTTATAAAAAGTATCCCGACATAAAAATAGAGCCGGTTGAGGTGCCGGTAAAAAGACAGCAGCACGAAATCGCCCAGGGCAAGCTTGACATCGGCTTTCTAACTCTTCAGGATTGGCAGAAAACAAGCGATCATTATGTTCATGTCGGCTCGGAGCCGATTATTTTGGGAGTCCCTAAAGCTCATCCTCTGGCCCATGCAGGCGGAACGCTCGGTGGAACGCTCCCCCAAACCAGGTTAAAGCTTTTCGAAAACGATACTTTCGCCATCATGAGAAAAGGCTCCACGCTTCGCGAAATCTATGATCGGCTGATCGCCGAAGAAGGGATCGCCCCCCACATTTTATTGGAAACCAGAAGCTGTCAAACGTTGTACGAAATGGTCGCCGAAGGCATCTGCTGCTCCGTTTTTCCCATCTCTTATGCCAAGCCGAGTCCCCATGTATCGTATTTCTCGCTTCCACAAAATCCGGTATGGGAAATAGCCGCCAGCTATAAAAAGGATAGCTACCTGAGCAAGCCGGCTCAAGATCTGATCGCCTTTTCAATCGACTATTGGTCCAAGAGATTGAAAGGCATTTATGGATAA
- a CDS encoding MFS transporter: protein MNVELNKNVVGVSEEVNHKKEDSHLSNVASDLIARMESIPFSRWHIKPRVVMGSATFFDAFDALSLAFVLPVLIGLWKLTPGQIGIIIGAGYLGQAIGAIFFGWLAERFGRLYSAKYTVFLMSVMCITCMFAGNFNTLLLFRFVQGIGIGGEVPVAAAYINELSRAHGRGRFFMLYELIFPLGLMISAQVGTLVVPSLGWKWMFLIGGAGGLVVFLLLFTLRESPRWLISKGRFEEADRVIKEIEASTDKRIPVTITAPQSVAKGNWKELFSSFYRTRTLVVWTLWFSAYFVSNGLNNWLPSLYKTVYHLPLEESLRAASISNMIQTAAVVACAFLIDRVGRRNWAITAFIVACILLSMLWVNGAETAESVMYLGSSAYGVIGTITVLLYLYTPEIYPTRIRAIGTAFATAWLRLASAIAPTIVGFVLGAKGIASVFLLFAAVGVIGALLALRMIETREKMLEDIAP from the coding sequence ATGAATGTAGAATTGAACAAAAATGTCGTGGGAGTTTCTGAGGAAGTCAACCATAAAAAAGAAGATTCCCATCTATCGAATGTTGCTTCAGATCTGATTGCTCGCATGGAAAGTATTCCGTTTTCCCGCTGGCACATTAAGCCAAGGGTGGTTATGGGCAGCGCCACGTTTTTCGATGCTTTCGACGCATTATCTCTTGCCTTTGTTTTACCGGTATTGATTGGACTGTGGAAGCTCACGCCGGGGCAAATCGGAATTATCATTGGTGCCGGGTACCTTGGGCAAGCCATTGGCGCAATATTTTTCGGATGGCTGGCGGAGCGGTTTGGACGATTATATAGTGCAAAATATACCGTCTTTTTAATGTCTGTGATGTGCATTACATGTATGTTTGCGGGCAATTTTAACACTCTGCTTCTGTTTCGATTTGTGCAAGGGATCGGAATTGGCGGTGAAGTTCCGGTTGCTGCGGCCTATATCAACGAGCTTTCGCGGGCTCATGGGCGAGGGCGCTTCTTCATGCTGTATGAGCTCATTTTCCCGCTTGGACTCATGATTAGCGCGCAAGTCGGAACCTTGGTGGTTCCCAGCTTGGGCTGGAAGTGGATGTTCTTGATCGGAGGAGCCGGCGGGTTGGTCGTTTTCTTGCTGTTGTTTACTTTACGCGAGTCTCCCCGCTGGTTGATTTCAAAAGGCAGATTTGAAGAAGCCGATCGCGTTATTAAAGAGATCGAAGCGAGCACTGATAAACGCATTCCCGTGACGATTACCGCACCGCAATCGGTCGCCAAAGGCAATTGGAAAGAATTATTTTCTTCCTTTTATCGAACCAGAACATTGGTCGTATGGACATTGTGGTTTTCCGCATATTTTGTCTCTAACGGATTAAATAATTGGCTCCCGAGCTTGTACAAAACAGTATACCATCTTCCCTTGGAGGAATCTTTGCGCGCGGCTTCGATCTCAAATATGATACAAACCGCTGCCGTTGTTGCTTGCGCATTTCTGATTGACAGGGTTGGCCGTAGAAATTGGGCAATTACTGCATTTATCGTTGCATGCATTTTGCTCAGTATGCTTTGGGTGAACGGTGCCGAGACCGCTGAAAGCGTAATGTACCTTGGATCATCCGCTTATGGCGTAATAGGGACGATTACGGTACTGCTTTACTTGTATACTCCCGAAATATATCCAACCCGGATAAGGGCTATTGGCACAGCGTTCGCAACAGCCTGGTTGCGTCTCGCTTCCGCGATTGCGCCAACTATTGTAGGGTTTGTGCTGGGTGCTAAAGGAATTGCATCGGTTTTTCTGCTTTTTGCGGCTGTTGGCGTTATTGGTGCATTACTTGCTTTACGAATGATTGAAACGCGTGAAAAAATGCTGGAGGACATTGCCCCATAG
- the garR gene encoding 2-hydroxy-3-oxopropionate reductase, producing the protein MKVGFIGLGIMGKPMSMNLIKAGYELVVLEKNKAAADLIAAGAAAAATPRAVAELADIVITMLPNSPQVQEVVLGADGIIEGAKPGTVVIDMSSIAPLVSREIALKLAEKGIEMLDAPVSGGEPKAIEGTLSVMAGGKQHVFDQCYDVMKAMAASVVRTGDIGSGNVTKLANQIVVALNIAAMSEAFVLASKAGVQPEAVYQAIRGGLAGSTVLDAKAPLVMDRKFDPGFRINLHIKDLNNVLETSHEVGVPLPLTASVMEMMQALKADGLGDCDHGSLIQFYEKLAKVEVKR; encoded by the coding sequence ATGAAAGTAGGTTTTATTGGTCTTGGTATTATGGGCAAACCGATGAGCATGAATTTGATCAAAGCCGGTTATGAACTGGTGGTTCTTGAGAAAAATAAAGCCGCTGCCGATTTGATTGCAGCGGGAGCGGCGGCCGCCGCGACGCCCAGAGCGGTCGCGGAGCTGGCGGACATCGTCATAACCATGCTTCCGAATTCGCCTCAAGTACAAGAAGTCGTCTTGGGAGCGGACGGTATTATCGAGGGTGCCAAGCCGGGAACGGTTGTTATCGATATGAGTTCCATCGCACCGCTCGTCAGCCGGGAGATCGCTTTGAAGCTGGCCGAGAAGGGCATCGAGATGCTGGATGCTCCGGTTAGCGGCGGGGAGCCGAAAGCCATTGAAGGCACGCTCTCGGTCATGGCGGGAGGCAAACAGCACGTGTTCGACCAATGCTATGACGTCATGAAGGCGATGGCGGCCTCTGTCGTTCGTACCGGCGACATCGGATCGGGCAACGTAACGAAGCTGGCCAACCAGATCGTTGTAGCGCTCAACATTGCAGCGATGTCGGAGGCTTTTGTTTTGGCAAGCAAAGCAGGGGTGCAGCCGGAAGCGGTATATCAGGCGATTCGGGGAGGGCTCGCCGGCAGCACCGTACTGGATGCCAAGGCGCCGCTCGTGATGGACCGCAAGTTTGACCCGGGCTTCCGCATCAACCTGCATATCAAAGACTTGAATAATGTTCTGGAAACCTCGCACGAGGTAGGAGTTCCGCTGCCCTTAACGGCCAGCGTAATGGAAATGATGCAGGCATTAAAAGCGGATGGTTTGGGAGATTGCGATCATGGAAGTTTAATTCAATTTTATGAAAAGCTGGCCAAGGTTGAAGTGAAACGGTGA
- a CDS encoding fumarylacetoacetate hydrolase family protein: protein MTLKSIGNVYCVVRNYSLHTAESGNAVPESPMVFLKPTYSVVDMGEGEIGLPGDQGEVHYEAELVLRISRTYRPGLPVDELVDAMTLGIDFTLREVQTKMKLKGYPWLPAKGFLNSAPIGKWRPFPGAEAVATGEFILYRNGEIAQLGRPSDMIFELQKLIDFIGTRFGLGEGDIIFTGTPSGAAAIADGDLFELFWGEEPIGKFRSTLRPTL, encoded by the coding sequence ATGACACTCAAATCGATCGGAAACGTATATTGTGTGGTTCGCAACTACAGTTTGCATACTGCGGAGTCGGGTAACGCAGTCCCGGAAAGTCCAATGGTTTTTTTAAAGCCGACATACTCTGTGGTGGATATGGGCGAAGGCGAGATCGGGCTTCCGGGTGATCAGGGAGAAGTGCATTACGAAGCCGAGCTGGTGCTGCGAATCAGCCGGACGTATAGGCCGGGCTTGCCGGTAGATGAGCTGGTGGATGCGATGACATTAGGAATCGACTTTACGCTGCGGGAAGTCCAGACCAAAATGAAATTAAAAGGCTACCCCTGGCTGCCCGCCAAAGGGTTCTTGAATTCAGCGCCGATCGGCAAATGGCGGCCGTTTCCCGGGGCTGAGGCCGTCGCAACCGGAGAATTCATTCTGTACCGAAACGGCGAAATCGCTCAACTCGGACGCCCGTCCGATATGATTTTCGAGCTGCAGAAACTGATCGATTTTATCGGAACCCGTTTTGGTTTGGGCGAAGGTGATATCATCTTTACCGGTACCCCTTCCGGAGCAGCGGCGATAGCCGATGGCGATTTATTTGAACTGTTCTGGGGAGAAGAGCCGATTGGCAAGTTTCGTTCAACGCTTCGTCCAACCTTGTAG
- the garD gene encoding galactarate dehydratase, protein MSKQPSENPVYIKVNPKDNIAIIVNAGGLPKGTVFPCGLELIGHVPQGHKVALTDIPQGAAIIRYGEVIGHASQLIPKGGWIDESLVQLPDPPQLEELSIASNVPQTLPPLEGYTFEGYLNEDGSVGTKNILGITTSVQCVAGVLQYAVKRIKNELLPRFPNVEDVVALTHTYGCGVAINAPDAVIPVRTIQNLAQNPNFGGELMVVGLGCEKLLPQRLVPDGDAGSIVSLQDSHGFIPMVEAIMEMAEARLEKLNRRKRVTCPASGLVVGLQCGGSDAFSGVTANPAVGYAADLLVRAGATVLFSEVTEVRDAIHLLTPRAVNKEVGQALIREMQWYDDYLQRGSADRSANPTPGNKKGGLANIVEKALGSIVKSGTSPIAGVLGPGEKAAEKGLIFAATPASDFVCGTLQLASGINLQVFTTGRGTPYGLSIAPVIKVSTRNSLAEQWHDLIDLNAGTIATGESTIEEVGWELFRLILDVASGRKQTWADHWGIHNDLALFNPAPVT, encoded by the coding sequence ATGTCGAAACAACCATCGGAAAATCCGGTTTATATTAAGGTCAACCCCAAGGACAATATTGCGATCATAGTGAATGCGGGAGGGCTGCCGAAAGGTACGGTGTTTCCTTGCGGGCTTGAGTTAATCGGACATGTTCCGCAAGGGCATAAGGTGGCCTTGACGGATATTCCTCAAGGCGCAGCCATTATTCGTTACGGCGAAGTGATCGGACATGCGTCTCAATTGATTCCGAAAGGCGGTTGGATCGACGAGTCGCTTGTTCAACTGCCCGACCCGCCACAGCTGGAGGAATTATCGATCGCAAGCAATGTGCCGCAAACGCTTCCTCCTTTGGAAGGGTATACATTTGAAGGCTATCTGAATGAAGACGGCAGCGTCGGAACGAAAAATATTTTGGGCATAACGACCAGCGTGCAATGCGTTGCCGGTGTGCTGCAGTATGCGGTAAAACGAATTAAAAACGAACTGCTTCCCCGCTTTCCGAACGTCGAGGATGTTGTAGCATTAACCCATACTTATGGCTGCGGAGTTGCGATCAACGCACCCGACGCGGTCATTCCGGTACGAACCATTCAAAATCTCGCCCAAAACCCGAATTTTGGAGGAGAGCTTATGGTCGTCGGACTCGGCTGCGAGAAGCTGCTTCCTCAGCGATTGGTGCCGGACGGGGACGCGGGCAGTATCGTTTCCTTGCAGGACAGTCACGGGTTTATACCGATGGTGGAGGCCATCATGGAGATGGCGGAAGCCCGGCTTGAGAAATTGAATCGCCGAAAGCGCGTCACCTGCCCTGCATCCGGCTTGGTCGTCGGCCTGCAATGCGGCGGAAGCGACGCATTCTCGGGGGTGACGGCGAATCCGGCAGTCGGGTACGCCGCGGATTTGCTTGTACGGGCCGGCGCAACCGTGCTGTTCTCCGAAGTCACGGAGGTAAGGGATGCCATTCATTTGTTGACGCCGCGGGCGGTTAACAAGGAAGTCGGGCAGGCTTTGATTCGCGAGATGCAGTGGTATGACGATTATTTACAGAGAGGTTCGGCGGACCGAAGCGCGAATCCTACGCCCGGGAATAAGAAAGGCGGCTTGGCCAATATTGTCGAAAAGGCGCTTGGATCCATCGTGAAGTCGGGCACAAGTCCGATTGCCGGCGTGCTGGGTCCGGGCGAGAAGGCTGCGGAGAAGGGGCTTATTTTCGCGGCAACACCTGCCAGCGATTTTGTTTGCGGGACTTTGCAGCTGGCATCCGGCATCAACTTGCAAGTATTTACAACAGGAAGAGGCACGCCGTACGGTTTGTCCATTGCCCCTGTCATTAAGGTGTCGACAAGAAATTCGTTGGCGGAGCAATGGCACGATCTGATCGACCTGAATGCCGGCACCATTGCAACGGGAGAGTCCACCATTGAAGAAGTCGGCTGGGAGCTGTTCCGTCTCATCCTGGATGTCGCCAGCGGAAGAAAACAAACGTGGGCGGACCATTGGGGAATCCACAACGATTTGGCGTTGTTTAACCCTGCACCGGTAACCTGA
- the dapA gene encoding 4-hydroxy-tetrahydrodipicolinate synthase, which produces MDTTWIRGVIPPIVTPVDEAECVDEDKLRGVVEHVLAGGVHGILSLGSNGEFYGLDREQQERAVRTTVEQVNGRVPVYMGIGAITTKECVRLAQMGEAHRVQALTVLPPMFLTPNEEELYRHFRQIAEATALPVLLYNNPDRVGNNISANLLERLADIPNLVGIKDSSGDMTLTAEYIRRTRNKGFKVMAGRDVMILGSLVYGAVGCVASTANIVPALVVEIYDKYMKGDLQGALEAQFKLAPLRMAFNLASFPVVTKEAMNLIGVPVGASILPNTEASETNRNKLKAILKEMGALQ; this is translated from the coding sequence ATGGATACGACATGGATTCGCGGGGTCATTCCGCCTATCGTGACCCCGGTGGATGAAGCGGAATGCGTGGACGAAGATAAGCTTAGAGGCGTCGTCGAGCACGTGCTGGCCGGCGGAGTGCATGGGATTTTATCGCTTGGCAGCAACGGCGAGTTTTACGGGCTTGACCGCGAGCAGCAGGAAAGGGCCGTTCGCACGACGGTCGAACAGGTTAACGGACGAGTTCCGGTATATATGGGCATAGGCGCAATCACCACCAAAGAATGCGTGCGGCTCGCCCAAATGGGAGAGGCTCATCGAGTTCAGGCGTTAACGGTCCTGCCCCCGATGTTTCTTACTCCGAACGAGGAGGAGCTGTACCGGCATTTCCGCCAAATAGCGGAAGCCACGGCGCTTCCCGTGCTGCTCTATAATAATCCCGACCGGGTGGGAAACAATATTTCCGCCAATTTGCTGGAAAGACTGGCCGATATTCCGAATTTGGTCGGGATCAAAGACAGCAGCGGAGATATGACGTTAACCGCAGAATACATTCGCAGAACCAGAAATAAAGGATTTAAAGTCATGGCGGGCCGGGACGTGATGATATTGGGTTCGTTGGTCTACGGAGCTGTCGGTTGTGTCGCTTCCACAGCCAATATTGTGCCGGCTCTTGTTGTGGAAATTTATGATAAATACATGAAGGGCGATCTGCAGGGAGCGCTAGAGGCTCAATTCAAGCTGGCCCCGCTGCGTATGGCCTTCAATCTGGCGAGCTTCCCTGTCGTTACCAAAGAGGCGATGAATTTGATCGGGGTACCGGTAGGCGCTTCGATTCTTCCCAACACGGAGGCGTCCGAGACGAATCGCAATAAATTGAAAGCGATTTTGAAGGAAATGGGCGCATTGCAATGA